The following are from one region of the Etheostoma spectabile isolate EspeVRDwgs_2016 chromosome 2, UIUC_Espe_1.0, whole genome shotgun sequence genome:
- the LOC116694790 gene encoding DNA polymerase delta subunit 4 has product MTTKRGLITDSFKVVKKARRVKREKRPSSPPPPQHEVETETVREEELQRLRQFDLDWKFGPCTGISRLQRWERAELYGLSPPKEIRDLLLQTHTDPAYNLSLWSEYPL; this is encoded by the exons ATGACAACCAAGCGCGGACTGATAACTGATTCATTCAAGGTGGTGAAGAAAGCAAGGAGGGTGAAACGAGAGAAGAggccttcctctcctcctccgccACAGCACG AGGTTGAAACTGAAACGGTCCGAGAGGAGGAGCTGCAGAGGCTCAGACAGTTTGACCTGGACTGGAAATTCGGGCCCTGCACAG GGATCAGCAGGCTGCAGAGATGGGAGAGAGCAGAGCTTTATGGTCTGAGCCCACCTAAGGAGATCAGAGACCTGctgctgcaaacacacactgaccccGCGTACAACCtgag CCTGTGGAGCGAATATCCTTTGTGA